Proteins encoded by one window of Candidatus Dadabacteria bacterium:
- a CDS encoding PIG-L family deacetylase produces the protein MQETKALIVSPHPDDLEIGMGGTACLLLEKGVDVVSFVVTDGRRSANPLGISQEELVQTREREVRTSSEILGVKVSLLGFSDMESDSNKREFSSRMAEIITNLRPGEIYLPHPEIDKHRTHRTVSRLTLDCLDAALGESPFECECWFYEVWTPFPSYDRIEDITSFADRKRQAIEAHMSQTSYKDYTDGIMGLNRYRGAFHDTTDGFAPLWAEVFIKHDSG, from the coding sequence ATGCAAGAGACAAAAGCCCTTATAGTTTCTCCGCACCCGGATGACCTTGAAATAGGCATGGGAGGAACTGCCTGCCTGCTTCTGGAAAAAGGTGTTGACGTGGTTTCCTTTGTCGTTACGGATGGAAGGAGAAGTGCGAATCCCCTTGGTATCTCGCAAGAAGAGCTTGTGCAGACAAGGGAACGGGAAGTTAGGACATCCTCAGAGATACTCGGAGTGAAGGTTTCTCTTCTAGGGTTCTCCGACATGGAGTCCGATTCGAACAAGCGTGAATTCAGTTCCAGAATGGCGGAAATAATAACAAATCTCCGCCCGGGGGAGATATACCTCCCGCATCCGGAAATTGACAAGCACAGAACCCACAGGACGGTTTCCCGCCTGACGCTTGATTGTCTCGACGCGGCGCTTGGGGAAAGCCCTTTTGAGTGTGAATGCTGGTTCTATGAGGTGTGGACGCCTTTTCCTTCATACGACCGGATCGAGGATATAACGTCTTTTGCCGACCGCAAGCGCCAGGCGATTGAGGCGCACATGAGCCAGACGTCCTACAAGGACTACACAGACGGCATAATGGGCCTTAACAGGTACAGGGGGGCTTTTCACGACACCACAGACGGATTCGCGCCGCTTTGGGCCGAGGTCTTCATAAAGCATGACTCCGGGTGA
- a CDS encoding D-alanine--D-alanine ligase, with the protein MSRKTIVVLFGGVSVEHEVSLVSSKFIISNLDPSKFSLLPVLISKDGRWQRAVLDNWQEGHPPAVVPDSEIVPMLYGSPPGRFAEIVNGEIKEIFSVDAVFPVLHGTFGEDGSVQGLIDLMGVPCVGVDLLGSSLCIDKIVSKAILRDNGIPVVPFFGFSGTDWQNDKEAVLRRIEDEIGFPCFVKSSNLGSSVGVSRVNSPEAIAEAVEASFDFSERVIVERAVKNLREIEVSVIGNQDPQASVPGELVVEGGFYDYQKKYHDESTQFRIPCDLDPETQERVRTLALASYTALCCTGMARVDFLVDADTDQVFVSEINTIPGFTPISMYPKLWEASGLCVGEMLEMLVELAEQRHRMRRELRTDFSGSS; encoded by the coding sequence TTGAGCAGAAAAACGATAGTGGTTCTTTTCGGCGGTGTTTCGGTTGAGCATGAAGTGTCGCTCGTTTCATCAAAATTTATCATCAGCAACCTTGATCCTTCAAAATTTTCTCTGCTGCCGGTTTTAATCTCGAAGGATGGCAGATGGCAGAGGGCCGTTCTTGATAATTGGCAGGAGGGGCATCCTCCGGCCGTGGTTCCCGACTCCGAGATCGTCCCCATGCTCTACGGCTCTCCCCCCGGTCGTTTCGCTGAAATAGTCAACGGAGAGATAAAGGAGATTTTTTCCGTGGACGCCGTTTTCCCCGTTCTTCACGGAACCTTCGGCGAGGACGGATCGGTACAGGGTCTTATCGATCTTATGGGTGTTCCCTGCGTGGGAGTGGACCTGCTTGGGTCTTCGCTTTGCATTGACAAGATAGTCTCAAAGGCAATCCTCAGGGATAACGGTATCCCGGTTGTCCCGTTTTTCGGTTTTTCAGGAACCGACTGGCAAAACGATAAGGAAGCAGTTCTCCGCCGCATAGAAGACGAAATAGGATTTCCCTGCTTTGTTAAATCCTCAAACCTGGGTTCAAGCGTGGGGGTTTCAAGGGTGAATTCTCCTGAGGCAATTGCCGAAGCGGTGGAGGCTTCTTTTGATTTTTCTGAGAGGGTGATCGTTGAGAGGGCCGTGAAGAATCTAAGAGAAATTGAGGTAAGCGTAATAGGGAATCAGGACCCGCAGGCGTCGGTTCCGGGAGAGCTGGTCGTGGAAGGGGGCTTTTACGATTACCAAAAGAAGTACCACGACGAGTCAACGCAATTCCGGATTCCATGCGACCTTGACCCCGAGACTCAGGAGAGGGTCAGAACTCTCGCTCTTGCTTCCTATACTGCTCTTTGCTGTACCGGTATGGCGAGGGTGGATTTTCTGGTTGACGCTGATACGGACCAGGTGTTTGTAAGCGAGATAAACACAATTCCCGGGTTTACTCCGATAAGCATGTACCCGAAACTCTGGGAGGCAAGCGGGCTTTGCGTCGGGGAGATGCTCGAGATGCTTGTTGAACTGGCCGAGCAGAGGCATCGGATGAGAAGGGAACTCAGAACGGATTTCTCCGGTTCCAGCTAG
- a CDS encoding MotA/TolQ/ExbB proton channel family protein has product MDAIIDLFTKGGIYIFPLILCSIFGLAIFLQKLQLLQRKKLLPEEFLSSLYETVETKGLEEAKSLSASNDSAVAKMALAAAQNSGKSKEEMHEAIEAAGKNEAQGLEKYIETLLTISSISTLIGLLGTISGMIKVFAVISEKDIVDPPSLAGGISEALYTTALGLTIAIPALIAYKYTDGKFKEIISELEDEGKKILETFSAKASL; this is encoded by the coding sequence ATGGACGCAATTATTGATCTTTTTACCAAGGGCGGAATATACATTTTCCCCCTGATTTTATGTTCCATATTTGGACTTGCGATTTTTCTTCAAAAGCTTCAACTCCTTCAGAGGAAGAAGCTTCTCCCCGAAGAGTTTCTTTCAAGCCTGTACGAGACTGTCGAGACAAAGGGGCTTGAAGAGGCAAAATCCCTTTCCGCATCAAACGATTCTGCTGTAGCCAAAATGGCTCTCGCAGCCGCGCAGAACTCAGGCAAATCGAAAGAGGAAATGCATGAAGCCATTGAGGCCGCAGGAAAGAACGAGGCCCAAGGTCTTGAAAAATATATCGAGACTCTGCTCACCATAAGCAGCATAAGCACCCTTATCGGGCTTCTCGGAACAATATCGGGAATGATAAAGGTGTTTGCCGTCATATCGGAGAAGGATATAGTGGATCCGCCTTCCCTCGCAGGAGGTATCTCGGAAGCCCTCTACACAACGGCTCTCGGACTCACGATAGCAATCCCGGCGCTCATAGCCTACAAGTACACAGATGGAAAATTCAAGGAGATAATCTCCGAGCTTGAGGACGAAGGCAAGAAAATACTGGAAACTTTTTCCGCAAAGGCATCCCTATGA
- a CDS encoding bile acid:sodium symporter family protein, with translation MKLNSTKSALTSLTDLITKFFILWIILFSAVAYFFPSVFRDLGFLIVPMLAVIMFAMGITLKTDDFRRVFSRPLEILTGVFAQYAVMPLLGFLLVFAFGTPPLVAAGVVLVGSCPGGTASNVITYLARGDLALSVTLTSVSTLLCPFFLPALMYVYAGRWIDVPVADLFISALQIVLLPVLLGVVLRKLLGRKSEAVLPFLPSVSCLVIAFVVGIVVALNAESIKTIGAMVFLIVIIHNALGLTCGYFIAKAMGFGESSARAISVEVGMQNSGLAVALSQLHFGYLSALPAALFSIWHNISGAVIAWLWRNKRINEER, from the coding sequence ATAAAATTGAATTCAACGAAAAGCGCTTTAACTTCGCTTACAGACCTGATAACAAAGTTCTTCATCCTCTGGATAATTCTGTTCTCGGCCGTAGCGTACTTTTTTCCCTCCGTTTTTCGGGATCTCGGATTCCTCATAGTGCCCATGCTCGCGGTGATAATGTTCGCTATGGGCATAACACTCAAAACAGATGACTTCAGGAGAGTCTTTTCAAGACCGCTTGAAATCCTGACAGGCGTTTTCGCCCAATACGCCGTGATGCCTCTTTTGGGCTTCCTCCTTGTCTTTGCCTTCGGCACACCCCCACTTGTCGCCGCGGGGGTCGTTCTCGTCGGTTCATGCCCCGGAGGAACGGCGTCAAACGTGATCACCTATCTGGCGAGGGGCGATCTCGCGCTTTCCGTAACGCTGACTTCGGTTTCAACGCTCCTTTGCCCGTTTTTCCTGCCAGCGCTCATGTACGTTTACGCGGGAAGATGGATAGATGTTCCGGTCGCCGATCTTTTTATCTCCGCGCTTCAGATAGTACTGCTGCCGGTCCTGCTCGGAGTGGTATTGAGGAAGCTGCTCGGAAGAAAATCAGAGGCCGTACTGCCCTTCCTGCCCTCAGTATCGTGTCTTGTTATAGCTTTTGTGGTGGGAATAGTAGTGGCTTTGAACGCGGAATCCATAAAAACCATCGGCGCAATGGTTTTCCTCATAGTAATAATTCATAACGCTCTTGGTCTCACATGCGGTTATTTTATAGCGAAGGCAATGGGTTTCGGAGAAAGCAGCGCCAGGGCTATATCCGTCGAGGTGGGAATGCAGAACTCGGGGCTCGCGGTAGCTCTTTCCCAGTTGCACTTCGGCTATCTCTCCGCCCTTCCCGCCGCGCTTTTCAGCATCTGGCATAATATCTCGGGCGCGGTTATAGCCTGGTTATGGAGAAACAAAAGGATTAATGAAGAACGATAA
- a CDS encoding LysM peptidoglycan-binding domain-containing protein, translated as MDGISAEKINMNLTVILSILLAVFFPWASVTASSLTQLPEQFQEAQAKSAELTEEASEAEPADTLRNPEDKSKKAEETAKTDTDPAAQSPLSSDEQGPQAQQTEPGTEEISEDEPTDALQAYEDIKFEIKRNSKVDRYIRRFSGKGKRNFAVILKRSGKYLPEIKEMLRSEGVPQEIAYLPIIESGFNPRAVSKKNAVGLWQFIRPTGLKYGLKINYWVDERMHAEKSTLAAARYLRKLYEEFGSWELALAAYNCGEKRVAKAIRRTGSTDFWTVSRRLPRETRNYVPKFNAALIIAKNPEKYGFRITETGRDYEAVSVPPRKSIAEIANLLDMGYKEISNYNPSLVGLSTPPGKSYKLKVPKGYGEKLLAVKSEVETLKDVKTPFRTRPVRYTVKTDDSLWKIARKFGTSVEKLKYANDLSGTIIRPGQRLKIPARGNVIYVKHKIRPGENIYVLAKRYGTSIDEIKRANNLKGSLIIAGKTLSIPQRLFHSYVPQDVPKKVHHKIIPGDTLSELALRYRVSVSQIKRWNNMSSTMLIAGRNLVIYK; from the coding sequence ATGGACGGGATTTCCGCAGAGAAAATCAACATGAACTTAACAGTCATACTTAGTATTCTCCTCGCCGTTTTTTTCCCGTGGGCATCCGTCACCGCCTCAAGCCTGACGCAACTCCCTGAGCAGTTCCAAGAGGCACAGGCAAAGTCCGCCGAGCTAACCGAAGAAGCCTCAGAAGCTGAACCTGCAGACACTTTGCGGAATCCCGAGGACAAAAGCAAAAAAGCTGAGGAAACCGCAAAAACAGATACGGATCCTGCAGCCCAATCACCCCTTAGTTCTGACGAACAAGGCCCACAGGCCCAGCAGACAGAGCCTGGAACCGAAGAAATCTCAGAGGACGAACCCACAGACGCTTTGCAGGCCTACGAAGACATAAAATTCGAGATAAAAAGAAACTCAAAGGTTGATCGCTATATCCGACGGTTCTCAGGAAAAGGAAAAAGAAATTTCGCCGTGATTCTCAAACGCTCCGGGAAATACCTTCCGGAGATAAAGGAAATGCTTCGCTCCGAAGGTGTTCCCCAGGAGATTGCGTATCTGCCTATTATAGAAAGCGGGTTTAACCCACGCGCCGTTTCAAAAAAAAACGCTGTTGGGCTATGGCAATTCATAAGGCCGACCGGACTTAAATACGGACTGAAAATAAACTACTGGGTAGACGAGAGAATGCACGCCGAGAAATCGACCTTGGCGGCAGCCAGATATCTAAGGAAGTTGTATGAGGAATTCGGTTCATGGGAACTTGCCCTCGCCGCCTACAACTGCGGAGAGAAGAGAGTGGCGAAGGCTATCAGGAGAACAGGTTCAACCGATTTCTGGACAGTATCAAGAAGGCTTCCCAGGGAAACAAGAAACTACGTGCCGAAATTCAACGCCGCTTTGATAATAGCCAAGAACCCTGAGAAATACGGTTTCAGGATTACGGAAACGGGGAGAGACTACGAAGCCGTGAGCGTTCCACCCAGAAAAAGTATTGCGGAAATCGCCAACCTCCTTGACATGGGATACAAGGAGATTTCCAATTACAACCCTTCGCTCGTCGGACTTTCCACTCCCCCCGGAAAGAGCTATAAGCTCAAGGTTCCCAAAGGTTACGGAGAAAAACTCCTTGCCGTTAAAAGCGAAGTGGAGACCCTGAAGGACGTTAAGACTCCTTTCAGGACAAGGCCGGTAAGATACACCGTAAAGACTGACGACAGCCTCTGGAAGATAGCCAGGAAGTTCGGAACGTCTGTCGAGAAACTCAAGTACGCAAACGATCTCTCGGGTACGATCATACGCCCCGGCCAGAGGCTTAAGATACCCGCAAGAGGAAACGTCATATACGTAAAGCACAAAATCCGCCCCGGGGAAAATATTTACGTTCTGGCAAAAAGATACGGAACTTCAATCGACGAGATAAAAAGGGCTAACAACCTCAAGGGCTCCCTTATAATAGCGGGGAAAACCCTTTCCATTCCACAGAGGCTTTTCCACTCTTACGTGCCGCAGGACGTTCCGAAGAAGGTGCACCACAAGATAATCCCCGGCGACACGCTGAGCGAGCTGGCGCTTCGTTACAGGGTGTCGGTTTCCCAGATCAAGAGGTGGAACAACATGTCTTCAACCATGCTGATCGCCGGAAGAAACCTCGTCATCTACAAATAA
- a CDS encoding biopolymer transporter ExbD, with amino-acid sequence MKFSQRKSGSRSGIDMAPIVDVIFNLLIFFALTLNFAISSGIKVNLPKATGEIVEIKDVNIHIAKDGKVYFNDMLMRSERSLKREFEKIPNKDTLVIIRADSQAMHGPVVSTMDLAKTQGFSKIAIGVEPKR; translated from the coding sequence ATGAAATTCTCGCAAAGAAAATCAGGTAGCAGGTCCGGCATAGACATGGCTCCCATCGTGGACGTGATTTTCAACCTCCTTATTTTCTTTGCCCTTACACTCAATTTCGCCATATCAAGCGGCATAAAAGTCAACCTCCCGAAAGCAACCGGCGAAATCGTTGAGATAAAAGACGTGAACATACACATTGCCAAAGACGGGAAAGTTTACTTTAACGACATGCTTATGCGTTCCGAGAGATCTTTGAAGCGGGAGTTTGAGAAGATACCCAACAAAGACACCCTAGTAATAATAAGGGCGGATTCCCAAGCCATGCACGGCCCGGTGGTAAGCACCATGGATCTGGCAAAGACCCAGGGGTTCTCGAAAATAGCAATCGGAGTTGAGCCGAAGCGATAA
- a CDS encoding DMT family transporter: MKNDKKEKLPIRGYLFLIATAFFTALSYAIGKALERSDLHPETTTFFWFFGAFIVALILFPFLRSQRKELRRIREYRAIFIWSSVITSAGAALWMVALWTIGPALTSFLMKAQTLFALLLGIIFLGERLNKGESVGIALTVAGGAVVAYQREDYLIFGTAMALGAAFLYSFLSFMVKKIAQDLNMLTVATLRTLGVSIVLFIYLILTGTFQPPSLEQAFVMACGGACGAYIAKGSQFHAIKLLDISRTTAVMPMESIFVLILAHVFFDDLPSITKLLGGASIIVGVVFLVLFRGQKNDILGK, from the coding sequence ATGAAGAACGATAAGAAAGAAAAACTTCCCATAAGGGGCTATCTCTTTCTGATAGCCACCGCTTTTTTCACGGCGCTTTCCTACGCAATAGGAAAGGCGCTTGAGCGAAGCGACCTTCACCCCGAAACCACCACTTTTTTCTGGTTCTTCGGAGCTTTTATAGTCGCCTTAATCCTGTTCCCCTTTCTTCGCTCGCAGAGAAAGGAACTAAGAAGAATCCGAGAGTACCGTGCCATTTTCATCTGGAGTTCCGTTATAACCTCGGCTGGGGCCGCCTTGTGGATGGTTGCGCTCTGGACGATCGGGCCGGCCCTTACCTCGTTCCTGATGAAGGCCCAGACGCTTTTCGCGCTTCTGCTCGGCATAATCTTCCTCGGTGAAAGGCTCAACAAGGGAGAAAGCGTAGGAATAGCCTTGACGGTGGCCGGCGGAGCGGTGGTCGCCTACCAGAGAGAGGATTATCTAATTTTCGGAACCGCCATGGCCCTCGGGGCCGCGTTTTTATATTCCTTTCTCTCTTTCATGGTAAAGAAGATAGCGCAGGACCTGAACATGCTGACAGTCGCGACGCTTAGAACCCTGGGAGTCTCCATAGTCCTTTTCATTTACCTAATACTCACCGGGACATTTCAGCCTCCAAGCCTAGAACAGGCGTTTGTGATGGCGTGCGGAGGTGCGTGCGGAGCGTATATAGCAAAAGGAAGCCAGTTTCACGCCATAAAGCTTCTCGACATCTCACGAACAACCGCCGTCATGCCGATGGAATCGATCTTCGTGCTGATCCTCGCGCATGTTTTCTTCGACGACCTGCCGTCGATTACCAAACTTCTCGGCGGAGCGTCAATAATCGTCGGGGTCGTCTTCCTCGTGCTTTTCCGGGGACAGAAAAACGATATCCTCGGCAAGTGA
- the gatB gene encoding Asp-tRNA(Asn)/Glu-tRNA(Gln) amidotransferase subunit GatB, whose product MEYEAVIGLEVHAQLATESKIFSSSSTKFGSPPNSQVNPVCLGMPGVLPVFNERVLEYAIKAGLATNCEIAQKSRFARKNYFYPDLPKGYQISQYDEPLCLRGHLEIDLGDGKKKIRITRIHLEEDAGKLVHEYSDFESHVDLNRAGVPLVEIVSEPDISTAEEAVEYVRKLRTILRYIEVCDGNMEEGSLRCDANVSVRPAGQSELGTKTEIKNLNSFRFIQRAIEYEIKRQEAVLRSGGKVVQETRLFDSQKGVTFAMRSKEEAHDYRYFPDPDLLPVVVVEDYLERIRLSLPELPEEKLSRFVDEFNIPRNDAETLSSSRPLAEYFEECAKHTKDKKAASNWILNEMLREVENEDSIAEFPVKPENLAELLNLIGEGKINRKTAKEIFSEMISGGKRAEEIVTEKGLAQITDEDEISSIISKIIEENPKEVERYRNGDTKLLSFFVGQVMKATRGKADPAVVNQTLRNSLG is encoded by the coding sequence ATGGAGTACGAAGCGGTAATCGGTCTCGAAGTACACGCACAACTTGCCACTGAATCCAAGATATTTTCTTCTTCCTCGACGAAATTCGGAAGTCCCCCCAACTCCCAGGTGAATCCGGTCTGTCTGGGAATGCCGGGGGTGTTGCCGGTTTTTAACGAAAGGGTTCTTGAATACGCCATAAAGGCCGGTCTTGCGACCAACTGCGAAATCGCCCAGAAATCCAGATTCGCAAGGAAGAACTACTTCTACCCGGATCTTCCGAAGGGATACCAGATTTCGCAGTACGACGAACCGCTTTGCCTCAGAGGACATCTCGAGATAGATTTGGGGGACGGCAAAAAAAAGATCAGGATAACCCGAATACACCTGGAAGAAGACGCGGGGAAACTCGTGCACGAATACTCCGACTTTGAAAGCCATGTGGATCTCAACAGGGCGGGAGTACCGCTTGTGGAGATAGTCAGCGAGCCCGACATCTCAACTGCTGAAGAAGCGGTTGAATACGTAAGGAAACTTAGGACAATCCTCAGGTATATCGAGGTTTGCGACGGGAACATGGAGGAAGGAAGCCTGCGCTGCGACGCGAACGTCTCCGTGCGGCCGGCAGGGCAGAGCGAACTCGGAACTAAAACTGAGATCAAAAATCTTAATTCCTTCCGCTTCATACAAAGGGCCATAGAATACGAAATAAAGAGACAGGAGGCGGTTCTGCGAAGTGGCGGAAAGGTGGTCCAGGAAACAAGGCTTTTCGACTCCCAAAAAGGGGTCACGTTCGCAATGAGATCAAAAGAGGAGGCTCACGACTACAGATACTTCCCGGACCCGGACCTTCTCCCGGTTGTGGTGGTGGAAGATTATCTGGAGAGAATCCGCCTGTCCCTCCCGGAACTTCCCGAAGAAAAACTCAGCAGATTCGTGGATGAATTCAATATACCGAGAAACGATGCCGAGACGCTTTCATCTTCAAGACCGCTTGCCGAATACTTTGAAGAGTGTGCAAAACACACGAAAGACAAGAAGGCGGCGAGTAACTGGATATTAAACGAGATGCTTAGAGAAGTGGAGAACGAAGACAGCATAGCAGAATTTCCGGTCAAGCCCGAGAACCTCGCCGAACTGCTTAACCTTATCGGGGAAGGAAAAATAAACCGCAAGACCGCCAAGGAAATATTCTCCGAGATGATAAGCGGGGGAAAACGCGCAGAAGAAATAGTAACCGAAAAGGGACTTGCCCAGATTACCGATGAAGACGAGATCTCTTCTATTATAAGCAAAATAATCGAAGAAAATCCGAAGGAAGTCGAGAGATATAGGAACGGGGACACAAAGCTCCTCAGTTTTTTCGTCGGTCAGGTGATGAAGGCAACAAGGGGAAAAGCCGATCCCGCAGTAGTAAATCAAACGCTCAGAAATTCTCTCGGATAA